Proteins from one Gimesia maris genomic window:
- a CDS encoding tetratricopeptide repeat protein yields MIEHDYSMIDRRLRRVLLFVITVSFVLTPIAAPDFWWELSRGRVVFSELSPPGPLLTAGTNIAEADWLGGLPFFLTWQLAGISGLMLLKFLAAGLLGYAILRQFEARLHWIAFAIVVLSFVTANSAWQPTPRLFDCWFLLLTCLLTERWAQAPNTKKLLLVLLTLLAWANLAPLCLLGIVVVTCVPWLPGISTRNSSFPKQSGLLVLFAIIAIMLTPRGWLTPYDSCIQLFPGLFYDQGLLAQTVWHPTFSAGLNIETIGLSILTMGMAVYLLTNCRGWIESIAFILFAIPAWTNYDSLAPCVIGISLLACHCLATYPLSFHRLKFSRYISPLMGRSLLVIGILILCLKSASGTLAGQSQRLGWGITPELDITLLAEAIGPVDYQGTAHGMDIASTGMLTWIKADRKIRPVRTVRQALLQGHLYQELTLNAELSNGWEFQHPRADNSWGGWWIRLKNRNCQLLLVPNGEAQTIRALLNSRWQPMSIDAAIIPYGWSGELLSSPKIVALLPIKDFLNRKQWNYSLPNPSGTPECSDWWGILTGSPNLHPALLQARTFRAMELYTAALRVLHPLLQHYPSPAVRREFILCQKELAYQEKLETGLHTPSSLRTFVLIQAQGSSDVDLIHAGPMLNETANPLRTSHTIERAIQHYTQGDWEAALRELSNTDSESLYAKAHILLESGDPDGAKKTFRQLIQLYPDDQLANPSKNMVDTLQ; encoded by the coding sequence ATGATTGAACACGACTATTCCATGATCGACCGGAGACTGCGCCGTGTGTTGCTCTTCGTGATCACGGTCAGTTTTGTACTGACACCGATCGCGGCACCAGATTTCTGGTGGGAGTTGAGCCGGGGACGCGTTGTCTTCTCCGAGCTGTCCCCTCCGGGCCCCCTGCTGACTGCAGGCACGAACATCGCTGAGGCAGACTGGCTGGGCGGACTTCCATTCTTTCTAACGTGGCAGTTAGCGGGAATTTCGGGACTGATGCTGCTTAAGTTTCTGGCCGCAGGCTTGCTGGGTTACGCGATCCTGCGACAGTTTGAAGCCCGTTTGCACTGGATTGCTTTTGCCATCGTCGTGCTGTCATTCGTGACTGCCAACTCTGCCTGGCAACCCACGCCGCGGCTCTTCGACTGCTGGTTTCTTCTGCTGACCTGTCTGCTGACAGAACGCTGGGCCCAGGCCCCCAATACAAAAAAATTGCTGCTCGTTTTACTGACGCTGTTGGCCTGGGCCAACCTGGCTCCGCTTTGTCTGCTGGGAATTGTTGTAGTCACCTGTGTTCCCTGGCTGCCGGGAATCTCTACCAGAAATTCATCGTTCCCAAAACAATCGGGACTGCTCGTTCTGTTCGCAATTATCGCCATCATGCTCACGCCGCGAGGCTGGTTGACTCCCTATGATTCGTGCATCCAGCTGTTTCCCGGCTTATTTTATGATCAGGGACTGCTCGCGCAGACAGTCTGGCACCCCACGTTTTCAGCGGGTTTGAATATTGAAACCATCGGGTTGAGTATCCTGACAATGGGTATGGCGGTCTACCTGCTGACTAATTGTCGAGGCTGGATCGAAAGCATCGCTTTTATCCTGTTCGCGATTCCCGCCTGGACAAACTACGACAGTCTGGCCCCCTGTGTAATCGGTATCTCCCTGCTCGCCTGCCACTGCCTGGCTACATATCCCCTATCATTTCACAGGCTGAAATTCAGTCGGTACATCTCTCCCTTAATGGGAAGATCATTACTGGTGATCGGTATTCTCATTCTATGCTTAAAATCCGCCTCCGGCACCTTGGCAGGGCAGTCACAACGTCTGGGCTGGGGTATTACTCCCGAATTGGATATTACACTGCTGGCAGAAGCCATCGGCCCGGTCGACTATCAGGGGACCGCGCACGGAATGGATATCGCTTCCACAGGCATGCTGACCTGGATCAAGGCCGATCGCAAAATCCGTCCCGTCAGAACCGTTCGGCAGGCGCTTCTCCAGGGACATCTGTATCAAGAACTTACTCTGAATGCCGAACTGTCCAATGGATGGGAGTTTCAACATCCGCGCGCCGACAACAGTTGGGGGGGCTGGTGGATTCGCCTTAAAAACAGAAACTGTCAACTTCTGCTCGTTCCCAATGGTGAAGCACAAACAATTCGTGCACTGCTCAACAGCCGCTGGCAACCCATGTCGATTGATGCCGCTATCATCCCCTACGGTTGGTCGGGGGAGCTATTGAGCAGTCCCAAAATTGTCGCTTTGTTACCCATCAAAGATTTTCTGAACCGGAAACAGTGGAACTACTCTCTCCCCAATCCATCCGGTACACCTGAGTGTTCTGACTGGTGGGGAATTCTGACTGGCTCGCCAAATCTGCATCCGGCGTTGTTACAGGCACGAACCTTTCGTGCCATGGAGTTGTATACCGCTGCATTGAGGGTTCTGCATCCTCTGCTGCAACATTATCCTTCGCCGGCGGTTCGCCGAGAGTTTATCCTCTGTCAGAAAGAACTGGCCTATCAGGAAAAACTGGAAACCGGTTTACACACTCCCAGTTCTCTCAGAACATTTGTCTTGATCCAGGCCCAGGGAAGCTCCGATGTGGACCTCATCCACGCAGGACCGATGCTCAATGAAACGGCTAACCCGCTTCGCACATCACATACTATCGAACGTGCCATTCAGCATTATACCCAAGGTGACTGGGAAGCGGCACTCAGAGAATTATCTAATACCGACAGCGAATCATTGTACGCGAAAGCTCATATCCTGCTGGAATCAGGAGACCCTGATGGCGCTAAAAAAACGTTTCGTCAACTGATTCAGCTTTATCCTGACGATCAACTGGCTAATCCCAGTAAGAATATGGTGGATACACTGCAATGA
- a CDS encoding multiheme c-type cytochrome, whose protein sequence is MSRNKPLIPPLLILLLACLSGTAWYLNGSQQSDLFIPKVRATVQPVKMKQCCECHDKVCQQYTGAPHLRTLRKATDPSVLDKFAGRKITLKENGHTYRFYKDHDELWVKCDGYPSPVRIEWFFGSGLHAITPVSLFPNEAGKSELLQHIVSWYPSDKLGITLGLQELAHDRSGIQALGEVSSHASTLNCFGCHTSYLGDVQGEINTKEMIAGVSCVRCHLEGEAHIQAAERGDKNLHILNWNQLTPLDSINRCGECHRRSDQLEPDEIHPDNKLLIRFAPVGLSQSPCFLKQNDVKFADGKTARMDCTTCHNPHEQASRDPEFYRQICLNCHSDLKDHAPVCSKKPMQSECLQCHMPSVQVHDNLPFTDHWIRIHERDKERFPEFLLNKSN, encoded by the coding sequence ATGAGCCGAAACAAGCCACTGATACCACCGCTGCTGATTCTGCTGCTGGCCTGTCTTTCAGGAACGGCCTGGTATCTGAACGGCTCTCAACAATCTGACCTGTTTATTCCCAAAGTGCGTGCCACCGTACAGCCGGTCAAAATGAAACAGTGTTGTGAATGTCACGATAAAGTCTGCCAGCAATACACCGGTGCGCCCCACTTGAGAACTCTTCGTAAAGCCACTGATCCGTCTGTGTTGGATAAATTTGCCGGTAGGAAGATTACGCTCAAAGAGAACGGACACACCTACCGCTTCTATAAAGACCACGACGAACTCTGGGTGAAGTGCGACGGTTATCCCAGCCCGGTTCGCATCGAATGGTTCTTCGGCTCCGGTCTGCACGCGATCACTCCCGTTTCCCTGTTCCCGAATGAAGCGGGTAAATCGGAACTGCTGCAACATATTGTCTCCTGGTACCCCTCTGATAAATTAGGTATCACACTGGGATTACAGGAACTGGCCCATGACCGGTCCGGCATTCAGGCACTCGGTGAAGTCAGTTCGCATGCCAGCACGTTGAACTGCTTTGGCTGTCATACTTCCTATCTGGGCGATGTCCAGGGAGAAATCAATACTAAAGAGATGATTGCCGGCGTCTCCTGTGTTCGTTGTCATCTGGAGGGAGAAGCGCATATTCAGGCCGCGGAACGGGGGGACAAGAATTTACACATTCTCAACTGGAATCAGCTGACGCCTCTCGATTCGATCAACCGTTGTGGAGAATGCCATCGCCGATCCGATCAACTGGAACCGGACGAAATCCATCCGGATAATAAACTGCTGATTCGCTTCGCTCCGGTCGGTCTGTCTCAAAGTCCCTGCTTTCTGAAGCAGAATGACGTGAAATTCGCCGATGGAAAAACGGCTCGCATGGATTGCACCACCTGTCACAATCCCCATGAGCAGGCGAGTCGAGATCCTGAATTTTATCGGCAGATCTGTCTGAACTGCCATAGCGATCTGAAAGATCATGCTCCGGTCTGTTCCAAAAAACCCATGCAAAGTGAGTGCCTGCAATGCCATATGCCTTCTGTTCAGGTTCACGATAACCTGCCGTTCACGGATCACTGGATTCGTATCCATGAACGTGACAAGGAACGCTTTCCGGAATTTCTGCTCAACAAATCAAACTGA
- a CDS encoding ABC transporter permease: MIWFSLIPWEYGVRNLFRRPVRTLLTLSGLTTVIVLVFIVIGFIRGLEHSLTASGDPQVALLFSLGMGENLEYSSIPMRSSELVAASVAGIKEFKERKYVSPELYLGTQIELPEQGQSSMGLVRGVTQSALLVRRQVELESGGWPAPGEVLIGTLVSTKLGFTDQQLAVGQNILLEGRTWRISGTFSAADSAFESEIWCRLDDLQQAMKRQDLSLVAVTMNSPADFPDLDLFCKERLDLELQALREINYYQGLKKDYGPIRMLAWLVVFLVSGAGVFAGLNTLYGAVVGRTRELSTLQTLGFLRRAIVISLIQEGVLLSTAASLIAALIAVFLINGVAVRFTMGAFSLQIDSISLLIGSGVGVLLGLLGAIPPALRALRLPVVDGLKSV, from the coding sequence ATGATCTGGTTTTCCCTCATTCCCTGGGAATATGGTGTCCGTAATCTCTTCAGGAGACCGGTGCGCACCCTGCTGACACTCTCAGGATTAACTACGGTAATCGTGCTGGTCTTTATTGTCATCGGGTTTATTCGCGGACTCGAACACTCACTCACCGCCAGTGGCGACCCTCAGGTCGCGTTATTGTTTTCACTGGGCATGGGAGAAAACCTGGAATACTCATCCATCCCGATGCGCAGCAGTGAACTGGTTGCTGCCAGTGTCGCTGGAATCAAAGAATTCAAAGAGCGTAAGTATGTCTCGCCGGAACTCTACCTGGGAACGCAGATTGAACTGCCTGAGCAGGGTCAGTCTTCCATGGGACTGGTACGGGGAGTCACACAGTCTGCCCTCCTGGTTCGCAGACAGGTGGAACTGGAATCAGGTGGCTGGCCTGCTCCGGGAGAAGTGCTGATCGGCACACTCGTCTCCACCAAACTGGGATTCACTGATCAGCAACTGGCCGTTGGCCAGAATATACTTCTGGAAGGTCGTACCTGGCGGATCAGTGGGACTTTCTCTGCAGCCGATTCCGCATTTGAATCTGAGATCTGGTGTCGCCTGGATGATCTGCAACAGGCAATGAAACGCCAGGACCTGAGTCTGGTCGCTGTTACAATGAACTCGCCCGCCGATTTTCCTGACCTGGATTTATTCTGCAAGGAACGTCTCGACCTGGAATTGCAGGCCCTGCGTGAAATCAATTATTACCAGGGGCTGAAAAAAGATTACGGGCCGATTCGCATGCTGGCCTGGCTGGTCGTTTTTCTCGTTTCCGGTGCAGGAGTATTTGCCGGTTTAAATACGCTTTACGGTGCAGTCGTCGGCCGCACGCGCGAATTATCTACATTGCAGACACTCGGTTTTTTACGCCGCGCAATTGTGATCAGCCTGATACAGGAAGGCGTGTTGCTGTCGACTGCTGCCAGCCTGATTGCTGCTCTGATTGCCGTATTTCTGATTAACGGAGTTGCGGTACGTTTTACGATGGGAGCATTTTCGCTCCAGATCGATAGTATTTCACTTTTAATCGGCAGTGGAGTCGGCGTGCTGCTGGGCCTGCTGGGAGCAATCCCCCCTGCTCTGCGGGCACTACGGTTACCTGTGGTCGATGGTTTGAAATCAGTTTAA
- a CDS encoding HlyD family secretion protein produces MSQVDLSQLAIDRSAPSQVRGHTRLRLVTRFLLPGVLIFGFLALITWAARDFIFPPRQVTVMPVIVTQASIRNAGTPLFQAAGWVEPRPTPVRVAALSPGVIEELLVVEDQKVKRGEPIALLVKEDAALSVRAATADLKLREAELKQAKATLAAAEVRLAQPVHREATLRAAEAELAKIETELKNLPFMVRRAQSELNFAQNDYKRRLSAKAAVSQRAVDEALTALESARAAAEELEGRQVSLVAERKALKSRCDALSKELELLTEETQARDETIAIIQAATARLDQARVAVDQAKLTLDRMTIRAPVSGRIYRLIGHPGSSVGNMLTQMSSHDGSTVVTMYQPEMLQVRVDVRFEDIPKVSLDQPVEINNPALSESVTGKVLFISSEADIQKNTLQVKVDIDAANPVLKPEMLVDVTFLAPKPAKDAEAETEETRIYIPRNMIEQNAAGQNIVWIADQSTRTAQPQIIQTESSSSGPLVEVTNGLNMTSHLISSSTADLEPGRRILITGETDQKGN; encoded by the coding sequence ATGTCACAAGTCGACCTATCACAGTTAGCCATTGATCGCAGTGCGCCCTCACAGGTAAGAGGGCACACGCGATTGCGGCTTGTTACGCGTTTTCTGCTGCCCGGTGTACTCATCTTCGGTTTTCTGGCGCTGATCACCTGGGCCGCCCGTGATTTTATTTTTCCTCCCCGCCAGGTCACCGTTATGCCTGTCATCGTCACGCAAGCATCGATTCGGAATGCTGGCACACCTTTGTTCCAGGCAGCAGGCTGGGTGGAGCCGCGTCCCACTCCTGTCCGCGTCGCTGCATTATCCCCCGGGGTCATTGAAGAACTGCTGGTTGTCGAAGACCAGAAAGTGAAACGGGGAGAACCGATTGCGTTACTGGTCAAAGAAGATGCTGCACTCTCAGTGCGCGCTGCCACTGCGGATCTCAAACTGCGTGAAGCGGAACTCAAACAGGCCAAAGCCACCTTAGCTGCTGCTGAAGTACGTCTGGCGCAACCCGTGCATCGTGAAGCAACATTAAGGGCTGCCGAAGCGGAGCTGGCAAAAATTGAAACCGAACTGAAAAACCTTCCCTTCATGGTCCGTCGCGCTCAGTCAGAATTAAATTTTGCGCAGAACGATTATAAACGCAGGCTGTCAGCCAAAGCAGCAGTCTCACAACGGGCTGTTGACGAAGCGTTGACGGCACTGGAATCGGCGCGGGCAGCTGCGGAAGAACTGGAGGGACGCCAGGTTTCGCTGGTGGCAGAACGCAAAGCCCTGAAGTCACGCTGCGATGCTCTCAGCAAGGAACTGGAACTGCTGACCGAAGAAACTCAGGCGCGAGATGAAACCATCGCCATCATCCAGGCAGCCACTGCACGCCTGGATCAGGCGCGCGTCGCCGTGGATCAGGCAAAACTGACATTAGACCGCATGACGATCCGTGCCCCGGTCTCTGGTCGCATTTATCGGCTGATTGGTCATCCTGGATCGAGTGTCGGCAACATGCTCACACAAATGTCAAGCCATGATGGTAGTACCGTCGTCACCATGTACCAGCCGGAAATGCTGCAGGTTCGCGTCGATGTCCGCTTTGAGGATATTCCCAAAGTCAGCCTGGATCAGCCTGTTGAGATCAATAACCCGGCTCTTAGTGAGTCGGTTACAGGTAAAGTACTCTTCATCAGTTCCGAAGCCGACATTCAGAAAAATACACTGCAGGTCAAAGTCGACATCGATGCTGCAAACCCGGTGTTAAAACCGGAAATGCTGGTCGATGTCACTTTTCTGGCTCCGAAACCTGCAAAAGATGCGGAAGCCGAAACAGAGGAAACGCGTATTTATATTCCGCGCAATATGATCGAGCAGAATGCAGCGGGGCAAAATATCGTCTGGATAGCCGATCAATCGACTCGCACGGCTCAACCACAAATCATTCAAACCGAATCCAGTTCAAGTGGACCGCTGGTCGAAGTTACAAATGGTTTAAATATGACCAGCCACCTGATTTCGTCATCCACAGCCGATCTTGAACCGGGCAGACGTATCTTGATCACCGGCGAAACCGATCAAAAAGGAAATTGA